The Aminithiophilus ramosus genome contains a region encoding:
- the bioB gene encoding biotin synthase BioB, which produces MITSVGDALDRLEAGLSLSREEALFLYESPSTEALLAGAAEVRRRFGRRGVSLCAIHSVRTARCSEDCLFCAQSSRSVAFLDPSSLSDEALVDRARAIEASGVRRFSLVASGRSPGGDLDRWLDLIARLGKATGLSLCASFGLIDVEEARRLKAAGLSRYHCNLETSESFFPSLCGSHSFREKVRTLRAARQGGLSLCSGGIIGLGESDADRLDLGLALAEIGPESVPVNLLHPLAGTPLAGRSRPEADAVLRLCALWRFLLPRSRLRLAGGRSALGDALAAALKGPVDGLLTGDYLTTTGSDVAKDRALLVSLGLEAAP; this is translated from the coding sequence GTGATCACCTCCGTCGGCGACGCCCTCGACCGTCTCGAGGCGGGGCTCTCCCTCTCTCGGGAGGAGGCCCTTTTTCTCTATGAAAGCCCCTCGACGGAGGCTCTCCTGGCCGGGGCCGCCGAGGTGCGCCGCCGCTTCGGCCGCCGGGGCGTCTCCTTGTGCGCCATCCATTCCGTCAGGACGGCCCGCTGCAGCGAGGATTGCCTCTTCTGCGCCCAGTCGTCGCGGAGCGTGGCTTTCCTGGATCCGTCGTCCCTTTCCGACGAGGCCCTCGTCGATCGGGCCCGGGCCATCGAGGCCTCGGGCGTGAGGCGCTTTTCCCTCGTCGCCTCGGGAAGATCGCCCGGCGGGGATCTGGACCGATGGCTCGATCTCATCGCCCGCCTCGGGAAGGCGACGGGCCTTTCCCTCTGCGCCTCCTTCGGCCTCATCGACGTCGAGGAGGCCCGACGCCTCAAGGCGGCCGGTCTTTCTCGCTACCACTGCAATCTCGAGACGTCGGAGTCCTTTTTTCCCTCCCTCTGCGGCTCCCATTCCTTCCGGGAGAAGGTGAGGACGCTGCGCGCCGCCCGCCAGGGGGGGCTATCCCTCTGTTCGGGAGGGATCATCGGCCTCGGCGAGAGCGACGCCGATCGCCTCGATCTCGGCCTGGCACTCGCCGAGATCGGGCCCGAGTCGGTTCCCGTCAATCTTCTGCACCCCCTGGCCGGAACGCCTCTGGCCGGACGGTCCCGGCCGGAGGCCGACGCCGTTCTCCGCCTCTGCGCCCTCTGGCGCTTTCTGCTTCCCCGGAGCCGTCTGCGTCTCGCCGGAGGACGATCGGCCCTGGGCGACGCTCTGGCTGCGGCGCTGAAGGGGCCCGTCGACGGCCTTCTGACGGGCGACTATCTGACGACGACGGGAAGCGACGTGGCGAAGGACAGGGCCCTTCTGGTCTCTCTGGGGCTGGAGGCGGCACCGTGA
- a CDS encoding biotin transporter BioY: MVLSDRRHAVAAALFAALTAVGAFIRVPLPFVPFTLQFFFCALAGFLLPPRWAFRSQILYVALGLAGLPLFSGGGGPAYVFQPTFGYLVGFCLCAPLTSLLSRRWGARLSGAFGAALAGLAVVYLWGVSWLWAVYRFWLDDPRGLLWALTYGFLLCVGGDLLLCGLVAAVSRRLVPLLRTRALSS, translated from the coding sequence GTGGTCCTTTCCGATCGGCGCCACGCCGTGGCGGCGGCCCTTTTCGCCGCCCTGACGGCCGTGGGCGCTTTCATTCGCGTGCCCCTTCCCTTCGTTCCCTTCACGCTCCAGTTTTTTTTCTGTGCCCTGGCAGGTTTTCTTCTTCCTCCCAGGTGGGCCTTCCGCTCTCAGATCCTCTACGTGGCCCTGGGCCTGGCCGGCCTTCCCCTCTTTTCGGGAGGAGGCGGTCCGGCCTACGTGTTTCAGCCCACCTTCGGCTATCTCGTCGGTTTCTGTCTTTGCGCCCCTCTGACGAGCCTCCTCTCCCGACGGTGGGGGGCGCGTCTCTCCGGGGCCTTCGGCGCCGCTCTGGCCGGCCTGGCCGTCGTCTATCTCTGGGGCGTCTCCTGGCTCTGGGCCGTCTACCGCTTCTGGCTCGACGACCCCCGGGGCCTTCTGTGGGCCCTGACCTACGGCTTTCTGCTCTGCGTCGGCGGCGATCTGCTCCTCTGCGGCCTCGTCGCCGCCGTCTCGCGCCGTCTCGTCCCCCTTCTGCGGACCCGGGCCCTTTCCTCGTGA
- a CDS encoding Hsp20/alpha crystallin family protein, which translates to MRSLVRWSRPSALSVFPEVDDFFRSFGNLYSAAGRDLPIEIYEEGDDLFVKVDAPGLAPEDVEIRLFPDHLVLKGKSQSEEPQGEKEGRTYHCCRRRSEVNYSLSLPTEVDADRAEAKFENGVVSLRLPKKAKEEGRLLQLKG; encoded by the coding sequence ATGAGAAGTTTAGTCCGCTGGTCCAGGCCCAGTGCCCTTTCCGTCTTCCCCGAGGTCGACGATTTCTTCCGGAGCTTCGGCAATCTCTACTCCGCCGCCGGACGGGATCTCCCCATTGAAATCTACGAGGAGGGCGACGATCTTTTCGTCAAAGTCGACGCGCCCGGCCTCGCCCCCGAAGATGTGGAGATCCGTCTTTTCCCCGACCACCTCGTCCTGAAGGGGAAGAGCCAGTCCGAGGAGCCCCAGGGCGAGAAGGAGGGACGGACCTATCACTGCTGCCGCCGCCGCAGCGAGGTCAACTACAGCCTGAGCCTTCCCACCGAGGTCGATGCCGATCGCGCCGAGGCGAAGTTCGAGAACGGCGTCGTCTCCCTCCGCCTTCCCAAGAAGGCCAAGGAGGAGGGTCGTCTCCTTCAGCTCAAGGGCTGA
- a CDS encoding HD domain-containing protein, translated as MIAPSLVERIFSASTIERWNDHPRPIQFTEMAKQAHKMIIAYVIARTEEDRGRPVDREALLEGGIFELLHRIVLTDIKPPVFHRMMAEQGERVNLWVLDQLEGDLSGLAGNFFGRFRRYLLDPDGWRREKALLKGAHYMATQWEFDLVYDLSRPLSGIEKTREEIESQINEHRDLAAVEEMLLQRGLAGRNRGVYEFVDLVGQLRFQKRWAQTPRIPQTSVLEHLLFVAILFHLVALEIDASPRRRVGGFLGGLFHDLPEVLTRDIISPVKNSIEGLDELVKKYERQAMEERIYPLLPLHWQEELRFFTEDEFENKIRFASGEERRGLSFDELEHLSRREGSLPLDGKILKSCDKLAAYIEASFSIRTGITSPALRQGMANTDEAGTHRNLTVGNFSFSTLFDAFRIGAG; from the coding sequence GTGATCGCTCCCTCCCTCGTCGAAAGGATTTTCTCGGCCTCCACCATCGAACGGTGGAACGACCATCCCCGTCCCATCCAGTTCACCGAGATGGCCAAACAGGCCCACAAAATGATCATCGCCTACGTCATCGCCCGCACGGAAGAGGACCGGGGGCGTCCCGTCGACCGAGAGGCCCTGCTGGAGGGGGGGATCTTCGAGCTTCTCCACCGCATCGTCCTCACCGACATCAAGCCTCCCGTCTTTCACCGCATGATGGCCGAACAGGGCGAGAGGGTGAACCTCTGGGTCCTCGACCAGCTCGAAGGCGATCTGTCGGGGCTGGCCGGAAACTTCTTCGGCCGATTCCGGCGCTATCTCCTCGATCCCGACGGGTGGCGCAGGGAAAAGGCCCTTCTCAAGGGAGCCCACTACATGGCCACCCAGTGGGAGTTCGATCTCGTCTACGACCTGAGCCGTCCCCTATCGGGCATCGAGAAGACGCGGGAGGAGATCGAGTCGCAGATCAACGAGCACCGCGACCTGGCGGCCGTGGAGGAGATGCTTCTCCAGAGGGGCCTGGCCGGAAGGAACAGAGGCGTTTACGAATTCGTCGACCTCGTCGGCCAGCTCCGCTTCCAGAAACGCTGGGCCCAGACGCCCCGCATCCCCCAGACCTCCGTCCTCGAACACCTTCTCTTCGTCGCCATCCTCTTCCACCTTGTGGCCCTCGAAATCGACGCCTCGCCGCGAAGGCGAGTCGGAGGCTTTCTGGGCGGCCTTTTCCATGACCTGCCCGAGGTGCTGACGCGGGACATCATCTCACCGGTGAAGAACTCCATCGAAGGCCTCGACGAGCTCGTCAAAAAGTATGAGCGTCAGGCCATGGAGGAGCGGATCTACCCCCTTCTGCCCCTCCACTGGCAGGAGGAGCTGCGCTTTTTCACCGAAGACGAGTTCGAGAACAAGATCCGTTTCGCCTCGGGCGAAGAGCGGCGCGGGCTCTCCTTCGACGAGCTGGAGCATCTCTCCCGACGGGAGGGCTCGCTCCCCCTGGACGGGAAGATCCTCAAATCCTGCGACAAACTGGCGGCCTACATCGAGGCCTCCTTTTCCATCCGCACGGGCATCACCTCTCCCGCCCTCCGCCAGGGCATGGCCAACACGGACGAGGCGGGGACGCACCGCAACCTGACCGTGGGGAACTTCTCCTTCTCGACCCTTTTCGATGCCTTCCGGATAGGCGCAGGCTAG
- a CDS encoding class I SAM-dependent methyltransferase, which produces MAGVTEREFHAALEAEYAQPFSGWDFSRIRDRVIEDPLPWSYRRIVTEALACADALLDMGTGGGEFLDSLPLLPPIACATEGYAPNVPIARERLSRKNVRVAEIADGDVLPFESRSFDLVINRHESFSAREVARVAREPARFVTQQVGGMNGLDINASLGAPLPDDYGWCLLEAKESLLDAGFKISKCDEYIGKMRFYDIYSLAYYLKCIPWQIGDFSVDRYFRRLCLLNEEMEERGYADFLFHRFLIVAERPVP; this is translated from the coding sequence ATGGCAGGCGTGACCGAGCGGGAATTCCACGCGGCGCTTGAAGCCGAATATGCCCAGCCCTTTTCGGGATGGGATTTCTCCCGCATTCGCGACAGGGTGATCGAAGATCCCCTGCCCTGGAGTTACCGTCGGATCGTTACGGAGGCCCTGGCGTGCGCCGACGCCCTCCTGGACATGGGAACGGGAGGCGGCGAATTCCTCGATTCCCTGCCCCTCCTGCCTCCGATCGCCTGCGCGACGGAGGGGTATGCCCCCAACGTCCCCATCGCGAGGGAGCGCCTGAGCCGGAAAAACGTCCGGGTCGCCGAGATCGCCGATGGCGATGTCCTTCCCTTCGAGAGCCGCTCTTTCGACCTGGTGATCAACCGACACGAGTCCTTTTCCGCCCGGGAAGTCGCCAGGGTCGCGCGAGAGCCGGCGAGATTCGTCACGCAGCAGGTCGGCGGCATGAACGGGCTGGACATCAACGCATCGCTCGGCGCGCCGCTGCCCGACGATTACGGCTGGTGCCTGCTCGAGGCGAAGGAGAGCCTTCTCGATGCCGGATTCAAAATTTCAAAATGCGATGAATATATCGGTAAAATGAGGTTCTACGACATCTACAGCCTCGCCTACTACCTGAAATGCATTCCCTGGCAGATCGGGGACTTTTCCGTCGACCGCTATTTCAGACGTCTTTGCCTCTTGAACGAGGAGATGGAGGAAAGGGGATATGCGGATTTTCTCTTCCATCGCTTCCTGATCGTCGCGGAAAGGCCCGTTCCCTGA
- a CDS encoding TSUP family transporter: MPPERTRKRRGRRGRFSILEVLHAVGPVFFGSLLQGCSGFGFSLFAVLLLLPFFPRHVVVPLLVLLSLAMNGLLFGESRRHATGATVLGLLLGGVSGLPLGMAALALLPASLFRLVAGLFVTGSALALSFGFRRPLTPGRGTLFGVGLLSGILNGSLSMSGPPVILFLANQEVGKEAFRATLAAYFLSLNVVTSLLFLLRGLFDGPLLLLAAASLPALLAGTWLGLRLARRLPERVFRAVALGLLLLMGMSLVVTAFFPA; this comes from the coding sequence TTGCCGCCGGAAAGAACCCGAAAGCGGCGGGGGAGAAGGGGGAGGTTTTCCATCCTGGAGGTCCTGCACGCGGTCGGTCCCGTCTTTTTCGGCAGCCTTCTCCAGGGCTGCTCGGGATTCGGCTTCTCCCTTTTCGCCGTTCTCCTTCTGCTTCCTTTCTTCCCTCGCCACGTCGTCGTTCCCCTCCTGGTCCTCCTCAGTCTGGCCATGAACGGCCTCCTCTTCGGCGAGAGCCGACGTCACGCCACGGGGGCGACGGTCCTGGGCCTCCTTCTGGGAGGCGTCTCGGGCCTTCCCCTGGGGATGGCGGCCCTTGCCCTTCTGCCGGCCTCTCTTTTTCGCCTCGTCGCCGGTCTCTTCGTGACGGGATCGGCCCTGGCCCTTTCCTTCGGCTTTCGCCGTCCCCTTACGCCCGGGCGGGGGACGCTTTTTGGCGTCGGCCTTCTCAGCGGCATCCTCAACGGCAGCCTCTCCATGAGCGGGCCGCCGGTCATCCTTTTCCTGGCGAACCAGGAGGTGGGGAAGGAGGCCTTCCGAGCCACTCTGGCCGCCTATTTCCTCAGCCTCAACGTCGTCACGTCGCTGCTCTTCCTCCTGCGGGGGCTCTTCGACGGTCCCCTGCTCCTGCTGGCGGCGGCGAGCCTGCCGGCCCTCCTCGCCGGGACCTGGCTGGGGCTGCGGCTGGCCCGCCGCCTTCCCGAAAGGGTCTTCCGCGCCGTGGCCCTGGGGCTCCTTCTCCTCATGGGCATGAGCCTCGTCGTCACGGCCTTCTTCCCTGCCTGA
- a CDS encoding TRAP transporter substrate-binding protein, which yields MKKSLSALFILAFCIFSLPVAGQAAMTIKIGHVLNTDHSWNTCLLGLAEDVKNATEGRVLIQVYPSSQLGNEKDLIEGLTLQTVDGGLIGGGSFQSIEPKLGIEALPYAWPTHEAAYRALDGELGDRLLKLLADKGVVGLSWWENGFRHLTNSKKPIVVPADLQGMKIRVTPDKMRLDTFETLGASPMPINFGELYTALQQGVVDGQENPFAIIYSSAFYEVQKYLSLSGHIWGSALLCVNPSVWAKLSPQDQATVRELAAKWRDEQRRQTIAQEEEFLAKLKEKGMEINEVDKGAFQAAVQEVWGRYEDVFGADLLDLVRKYGH from the coding sequence GTGAAAAAAAGTTTATCGGCGCTTTTCATCCTGGCATTCTGCATCTTCTCCCTGCCCGTCGCCGGCCAAGCCGCGATGACCATCAAGATCGGCCACGTCCTCAACACCGACCACTCCTGGAACACCTGCCTTCTGGGACTGGCCGAGGACGTGAAGAACGCCACGGAGGGACGGGTCCTCATTCAGGTCTACCCCAGCAGCCAGCTGGGAAACGAGAAGGACCTCATCGAAGGCCTTACCCTTCAGACCGTCGACGGAGGGCTCATCGGCGGCGGTTCCTTCCAGTCCATCGAACCCAAGCTGGGCATCGAGGCTCTTCCCTACGCCTGGCCGACTCACGAGGCCGCCTACCGCGCCCTCGACGGGGAGCTGGGCGATCGCCTGCTCAAGCTTCTGGCCGATAAGGGCGTCGTGGGGCTCTCCTGGTGGGAGAACGGCTTCCGCCATCTGACGAACAGCAAGAAGCCCATCGTCGTTCCCGCCGACCTCCAGGGGATGAAGATCCGCGTCACGCCCGACAAGATGCGTCTCGACACCTTCGAGACGCTGGGCGCCTCTCCTATGCCCATCAACTTCGGGGAACTTTACACGGCTCTTCAGCAGGGCGTCGTCGACGGCCAGGAAAACCCCTTCGCCATCATCTATTCCAGCGCCTTCTACGAGGTCCAGAAGTACCTCTCCCTGTCGGGCCATATCTGGGGATCGGCCCTCCTCTGCGTCAACCCCTCGGTCTGGGCCAAGCTCTCCCCTCAGGATCAGGCGACGGTGCGCGAGCTGGCCGCCAAGTGGCGCGACGAACAGCGCCGTCAGACAATCGCCCAGGAGGAGGAGTTCCTGGCCAAGCTCAAGGAAAAGGGCATGGAAATCAACGAAGTCGATAAAGGAGCTTTCCAGGCGGCCGTTCAGGAGGTCTGGGGACGTTACGAGGATGTCTTCGGCGCCGACCTGCTCGACCTGGTCCGGAAATACGGGCATTAA
- a CDS encoding TRAP transporter small permease, which produces MTTRKKNGLERALRPLEILLTLALIGVFFEVILEVSFRYLLHRPLAWGSEFSQTVLVWITFVGSALALFRGEHMSVNLVMNCVRSPRKRLVLQIIGGLSVLAFLVIAFHGGIQVTQRTWTMKTTALQMPAGILYLAFPVGCLIMVPAVLRDLYLKIRKE; this is translated from the coding sequence ATGACAACCCGAAAGAAAAACGGTCTCGAGAGGGCCCTGCGCCCTCTCGAGATTCTGCTCACTCTGGCCCTCATCGGCGTCTTTTTCGAGGTCATCCTGGAAGTCTCCTTCCGTTACCTCCTCCATCGCCCCCTGGCCTGGGGAAGCGAGTTTTCCCAGACGGTCCTCGTCTGGATCACCTTCGTCGGATCGGCCCTGGCCCTCTTCCGGGGGGAGCACATGTCCGTCAACCTGGTCATGAACTGCGTCCGATCGCCGAGGAAACGGCTTGTCCTTCAGATCATCGGCGGTCTGTCCGTTCTCGCCTTCCTTGTCATCGCCTTCCACGGAGGCATCCAGGTCACCCAGAGGACGTGGACGATGAAGACGACGGCCCTCCAGATGCCGGCCGGCATCCTCTACCTGGCCTTCCCCGTCGGCTGTCTCATCATGGTCCCCGCCGTTCTCCGCGACCTCTACCTGAAAATCCGCAAGGAGTGA
- a CDS encoding TRAP transporter large permease, translated as MLTLMGVLSIAILLGIPIAFAIALSGTAYLLFESTVPVLVVAQRMVVGVDSFTLLAIPLFLLAGALMAEGDITPRIMRFASSLVGHIPGGLAMVMIVSCMLFGAISGSGVADVAAIGSIMLPAMKNQGYKVPFSAALLGCAGSLGTIIPPSIVMVVLGVSMGTSIGKLFLGGIIPGLLTGGALMLISYLFAIKDRYPRMARASAREVFDAFRGAILPLMTPAIIIGGILEGIFTATEAGAVAALYALVLSVFVYRKVTWRRVLEIAFDVARTSAVVLFIISAANLFGWVLTAEDIPQKVASAILALSDNYWVILLLFNLLLLVLGMFMETIAIVIILIPIFFPIMQQLGVDPVHLGVMICVNLAIGANTPPLGIDLITACKVADIPYEDSFRYIFPFLAAMAFALILILFFPALVTFIPNHVFS; from the coding sequence ATGCTGACCCTCATGGGCGTCCTCTCCATAGCCATCCTGCTGGGCATTCCCATCGCTTTCGCCATCGCCCTTTCCGGAACGGCCTACCTGCTCTTCGAATCGACGGTGCCCGTTCTCGTCGTCGCCCAGAGGATGGTCGTCGGCGTCGACTCCTTCACCCTTCTGGCCATCCCTCTCTTCCTTCTGGCGGGAGCCCTCATGGCCGAGGGCGACATCACGCCCCGCATCATGCGCTTCGCCTCCAGCCTGGTCGGCCACATCCCCGGCGGCCTTGCCATGGTCATGATCGTCTCCTGCATGCTCTTCGGGGCCATCTCCGGATCGGGGGTGGCCGACGTGGCCGCCATCGGCTCCATCATGCTTCCGGCCATGAAAAACCAGGGCTACAAAGTGCCCTTCAGCGCCGCCCTTCTGGGCTGCGCCGGCTCTCTGGGGACGATCATCCCCCCCAGCATCGTCATGGTCGTTCTCGGCGTCAGCATGGGAACGTCCATCGGCAAGCTCTTTCTGGGCGGGATCATCCCCGGCCTGCTCACCGGCGGCGCCCTCATGCTCATCTCCTATCTCTTCGCCATCAAGGACAGGTACCCGCGCATGGCGCGCGCCTCGGCCAGAGAGGTTTTCGACGCCTTCCGAGGCGCCATCCTGCCTCTGATGACGCCGGCCATCATCATCGGAGGCATCCTGGAGGGCATCTTCACCGCCACGGAGGCAGGGGCCGTCGCGGCCCTCTACGCCCTGGTCCTCTCCGTTTTCGTCTACCGCAAGGTCACCTGGCGCCGCGTTCTGGAGATCGCCTTCGACGTGGCCCGCACGAGCGCCGTCGTCCTTTTCATCATCTCCGCCGCCAACCTTTTCGGCTGGGTCCTGACGGCGGAGGACATCCCCCAGAAGGTGGCCTCGGCCATCCTCGCCCTTTCCGACAACTACTGGGTCATTCTTCTGCTCTTCAACCTTCTTCTGCTGGTGCTGGGAATGTTCATGGAGACCATCGCCATCGTCATCATCCTCATTCCCATCTTCTTCCCCATCATGCAGCAGCTGGGCGTCGACCCCGTCCATCTGGGCGTCATGATCTGCGTCAATCTGGCCATCGGCGCCAACACGCCGCCGCTGGGAATCGACCTGATTACGGCCTGCAAGGTCGCCGATATTCCCTACGAGGATTCTTTCCGCTACATCTTTCCCTTCCTGGCGGCCATGGCCTTCGCCCTGATCCTGATCCTCTTCTTCCCGGCCCTCGTCACGTTCATTCCCAACCACGTTTTCTCCTGA
- a CDS encoding cupin domain-containing protein: MASIGQSKEGVVGEKLRGGEGRATLFPAPLAGGEGAVTLAARIELEPGSSVGFHRHDDDEEVYAILSGEGIFLSDEGSCPVGPGDLFVTQRGSSHGLRNTGKGALIFFAVVARK; the protein is encoded by the coding sequence ATGGCCTCGATCGGGCAGTCGAAAGAGGGCGTCGTCGGGGAAAAGCTTCGTGGCGGAGAGGGACGCGCCACGTTGTTTCCCGCTCCCCTGGCGGGAGGAGAGGGCGCCGTGACGCTGGCGGCGCGGATCGAGCTGGAGCCGGGGAGCTCCGTCGGCTTTCACCGGCACGACGACGACGAGGAGGTCTACGCCATCCTTTCCGGGGAGGGGATCTTTCTCTCCGACGAGGGCTCCTGTCCTGTCGGGCCGGGCGACCTTTTCGTCACGCAGAGGGGAAGTTCGCACGGCCTCCGGAACACGGGAAAGGGAGCGTTGATCTTTTTCGCCGTCGTGGCGCGGAAATGA
- a CDS encoding permease, producing MKFLEELLRSSFSMFLAAAPFMVFGLVVAGLLKVLLRPETVSRTLGRGRVASVFKAALVGVPMPLCSCGVLPVAQSLGRQGATPGAVASFLIATPESGVDSIAVSYALLDPLLALARPLAAFVSAAAAGLTINFTQDLPEAATAPAEGKAFRRESLASGVRYAFGELWADMAGAFFVGVLLSGAVAAFIPDDFLGRFLGGGPLSMAVMFVVGVPLYVCATSSTPLAAALILKGVSPGAALVFLLAGPATNLASLSVLLRTYGRRFVAVYLGAIAAVAFAFGLAVDGLYSLWGRTATATLGTASEVLPLWIGLPAALLLVAAALPALRRRFRPAPTGCGCGGHCHH from the coding sequence ATGAAATTCCTCGAAGAACTGCTCCGCAGCTCCTTTTCCATGTTCCTTGCCGCCGCTCCCTTCATGGTCTTCGGCCTCGTCGTCGCCGGACTGCTCAAGGTCCTTCTCCGTCCCGAGACGGTGAGCCGTACCCTGGGGCGGGGGAGAGTGGCCTCGGTCTTCAAGGCGGCCCTCGTCGGCGTTCCCATGCCCCTCTGTTCCTGCGGCGTTTTGCCCGTGGCCCAGTCCCTGGGGCGCCAGGGCGCCACGCCGGGAGCCGTCGCCTCCTTTCTCATCGCCACGCCCGAGTCGGGCGTCGACTCCATCGCCGTCAGCTACGCCCTTCTCGACCCGCTTCTGGCCCTCGCCCGGCCTCTGGCGGCCTTCGTCTCCGCCGCCGCGGCGGGCCTGACGATCAACTTCACCCAAGATCTGCCCGAGGCGGCGACGGCTCCCGCCGAGGGGAAGGCGTTCCGTCGGGAGAGCCTGGCCTCGGGGGTCCGCTACGCCTTCGGCGAGCTCTGGGCCGACATGGCCGGGGCCTTCTTCGTCGGCGTCCTCCTCTCGGGAGCCGTGGCGGCCTTCATCCCCGACGACTTTCTGGGGCGATTCCTCGGCGGCGGTCCTCTCTCCATGGCCGTCATGTTCGTCGTCGGCGTGCCCCTCTATGTCTGCGCCACGTCGTCGACGCCCCTGGCGGCGGCGCTGATCCTCAAGGGCGTCTCTCCCGGTGCCGCCCTGGTCTTCCTCCTGGCCGGTCCGGCGACGAACCTGGCCTCTCTGTCGGTGCTGCTTCGCACCTACGGCAGACGCTTCGTCGCCGTCTATCTCGGGGCCATCGCCGCCGTCGCCTTCGCCTTCGGTCTCGCCGTCGACGGTCTCTACTCCCTATGGGGTCGGACGGCGACGGCCACTCTCGGGACCGCCTCGGAGGTCCTGCCCCTCTGGATCGGCCTTCCCGCCGCGCTGCTTCTCGTCGCCGCGGCCCTGCCCGCCCTGCGCCGTCGTTTTCGCCCCGCCCCGACGGGCTGCGGCTGCGGCGGCCACTGCCACCACTGA
- a CDS encoding ArsR/SmtB family transcription factor, giving the protein MTRTVPPDDVSSEELSSFPSATCCGRTDWTARAQALMPEGPQAESLARMFKALGDPTRLRLLLALMGGEMCVGHLAQFLGASESAISHHLRHLRQLALVRRRRQGQMLFYSLDDDHVEAILKIGLEHQAHSEGRSAR; this is encoded by the coding sequence ATGACCCGTACCGTTCCGCCCGACGACGTCTCGTCGGAAGAGCTGTCCTCCTTCCCTTCGGCGACCTGCTGCGGCCGCACCGACTGGACGGCCAGGGCGCAGGCCCTCATGCCCGAAGGGCCTCAGGCCGAGAGCCTGGCCCGCATGTTCAAGGCCCTCGGCGACCCGACCCGGCTCCGCCTCCTCCTGGCCCTCATGGGCGGTGAGATGTGCGTCGGCCACCTGGCCCAGTTCCTGGGGGCCAGCGAGTCGGCCATCTCCCATCACCTTCGTCATCTCCGCCAGTTGGCCCTGGTCCGGCGTCGCCGCCAGGGGCAGATGCTCTTCTACTCCCTCGACGACGATCACGTCGAGGCGATCCTGAAAATCGGCCTGGAGCACCAGGCCCACAGCGAAGGAAGGTCGGCCCGATGA